Proteins encoded together in one Prionailurus viverrinus isolate Anna chromosome B1, UM_Priviv_1.0, whole genome shotgun sequence window:
- the ADRA1A gene encoding alpha-1A adrenergic receptor isoform X5, which yields MVFLSGNASDSSNCTHPQAPVNISKAILLGVILGGLIIFGVLGNILVILSVACHRHLHSVTHYYIVNLAVADLLLTSTVLPFSAIFEILGYWAFGRVFCNIWAAVDVLCCTASIMGLCIISIDRYIGVSYPLRYPTIVTQKRGLMALLCVWALSLVISIGPLFGWRQPAPEDETICQITEEPGYVLFSALGSFYVPLTIILVMYCRVYVVAKRESRGLKSGLKTDKSDSEQVTLRIHRKNAPVGGSGVSSAKNKTHFSVRLLKFSREKKAAKTLGIVVGCFVLCWLPFFLVMPIDRSKR from the coding sequence ATGGTGTTTCTCTCTGGGAATGCCTCCGACAGTTCCAACTGCACCCATCCGCAGGCACCAGTGAACATATCCAAGGCCATTCTGCTCGGGGTGATCTTGGGGGGCCTCATCATTTTCGGTGTGCTGGGCAACATCCTAGTGATCCTCTCCGTGGCCTGCCACCGGCATCTGCACTCGGTCACTCACTACTACATCGTCAACCTGGCGGTGGCCGACCTCCTCCTCACCTCCACGGTGCTGCCCTTCTCTGCCATCTTTGAGATCCTGGGCTACTGGGCCTTTGGCAGGGTTTTCTGCAATATCTGGGCGGCGGTGGACGTCCTGTGCTGCACCGCGTCCATCATGGGACTCTGCATCATCTCCATCGACCGCTACATCGGTGTGAGCTACCCGCTGCGCTACCCCACCATCGTCACCCAGAAGAGGGGTCTCATGGCCCTGCTCTGTGTCTGGGCGCTCTCCCTCGTCATCTCCATCGGGCCCCTGTTTGGCTGGAGGCAGCCGGCCCCTGAAGACGAGACCATCTGCCAGATCACCGAGGAGCCGGGCTACGTGCTCTTCTCGGCCCTGGGCTCCTTCTACGTGCCACTGACCATCATCCTGGTCATGTACTGCCGGGTCTACGTGGTGGCCAAGAGGGAAAGCCGGGGCCTCAAGTCCGGCCTCAAGACTGACAAGTCGGACTCGGAGCAGGTGACGCTCCGCATCCATCGGAAAAATGCCCCGGTAGGAGGCAGCGGGGTGTCCAGCGCCAAGAACAAGACGCACTTCTCCGTGAGGCTCCTCAAATTTTCCCGGGAGAAGAAAGCGGCCAAAACACTGGGCATCGTGGTCGGCTGCTTCGTCCTCTGCTGGCTGCCTTTTTTCCTAGTGATGCCCATTG